catgttaaggcatattttacttatcatagggctagttaggcgttctgagcgcgttttacgcgaacgacgcgttaaagtagcataagctacctaaacgggtcgtaagcacttaggttaggtttcattttagtatgtgggcttttttaaaccatattacatgagtttccatactcgtttggtttacgaaccctcattctatccaatcctccgatttaggtccggtatattaacatagttacctatattaggtgccgtttgatatccgtgatctctagcattgtttggttgttacccAAGGACtcctaagcaatctcaagtgagtacatagacccctcttttactgtttttcaaactgttttggggtgaaacacatgtgcctacttgttactttcatgctttcatgttttcacatcatatacttgctatgttcgttagtacatttatagtacatgatttacattacatcgttttgctatgtatgttgactcatagcatacttagtacactgttttacattacatttcatgctatgtatatccattgtgtgcatacttagtacattgttttacattgcatttctgttgcatatgctcatccagcatatgaacacattatattaCATTTTGAACTGTGGTAACCATTTGACCATGTGAACCGTCGtaaccgtttgattatatgaactgATTTTAactgttgaaccgtgtgaaccttTTTTTTATCTGTTGACaagatttacatttgacaatagacattggactatacataaacatttctacaattgttaaacattacaccttgatggtttggtttgagtaagtgatttaagtaacgaggcgtgtgtaatatgatacaagcatggtggatacgccgctggtacttcctatatataagtgtttgtatggtattacatatcgtagcgttatttgaatcatttcaatttgagacatataacgttttatacaaataacatactcttcacaagacattgttttacaaacaacttatcttatacaaactcattctacatggttattcatttaaccatacattattctcttatttatacatatcatctgaacttattgtttttcaaacgatttacaaaacaaatcaatttacaaggttcatgactaaaccttattaaacattttcttaaacttacaagtcatgaatcctattttcacaaaacctatgtatctcacaggcatttttatgctgacgtacctattttcacatgtgtttcaggatatgatgcataggacttatcaagatacacttaggcggacttgggccttagtgacaataaaagatgcaagactagtcatttatgttatatttctttgattgacaagacattgtaactcttttaatcaataaaacaatatttaaatttccatgcgttatgaaacaatgattcagttacaacactccccgacgtttccgccacgttttgttgttttacgtggtcggggtgtgacatgcttAACTTGTTTACAAGTAAAAGCAGAACACCAAAAGCCTTACGGTAAACTTCAGCCATTAGACattccggtatggaaatgggaacatatcactATAGATCTACTAACCAAACTACAGAGGACAACTCGTGGATTCGACACCATTTAGGTAGTTGTAGATCGACTGACAAAGAGTGCTCACTTCATTctgattcgtgagacttatacatctgaAAAGATGTCGGAGTTATATACGAATGAGATTGTGGCACGCCACGGAGTGCTGGTATCCATCGTGTCTgatagagatactcggtttacttcaaaCTTTTGGCGCGATTTTTCAAGAACAAATGCGTATTAAGTTGTTCATTAGTACCGCAAACCATCCTCAAACAGATAggcaaagtgaaagaacgattcAAGGAAGATATGCTACAAGCATGTATCATTGATTGTGGAGGTAGCTGGGATGTCTATCTACCCttagtcgaattttcatataataacagttaccatacaagCATTGGAATGGCTCCTTACGAGATGCTttatggaagaaaatgtcgaaccccggtgtgttggggtgaagtgggtccTCGTGAACTTGCCCACAAGGATATAGTTCAAACCACTAACGAGAAAATTGATACGGTTCGAGCTCATTTGAAAGCGGCCCAAGACCGACAAAAATCCTATGATGATAAAAGACGAAGACCGATCGAGTTTCAGATTGGTGATAGAGTTATGCTCAAAGTATCTTCGTGGAAGGGGATTATCCGGTTCAGGAAAAGGGGAAAATTGAGCCCAAGGTTtgttgggccatttaaaatcatTGAACGGGTGGGTAAGGTAGTCTGCCGACTGGAACTACCGGAGGAGTTGAGCGGTATACATAGCACGTTTCTTGTTTCGCACCTCCGAGAGTGTTTAGCCGATGAAACGGGTTACATCTGCTATGATGATATTCAAGTAGATGACAAACTTAATTATGTGGTGAAACCCATTGCAATTCTTGACCGGAAGATCAAAATCATACGGAACAAAGAAATTGACCAAGTGAAGGTCAAATGGGAACATCGGAAGGGATCGGACACTACTTGGGAGTCCGAAGAAGAGATGAGACGCCTCTACCCTTATCTATTTGGTACGTATTTCGGCTTTGAGGACAAAACCCTCTttaagggggtggacttgtaacaccccaaaaatattaaattatatatatatatatatatatatatataaacgtaaGTTGGTCATAACCAACGGTAATGTAACTAGGAACAATTCACCTAGTTAATTAAATGTTGTAGACAATGAAGGAACTTGACTAGTTAAcctttcttttataaaatttagaaaaTATAGGGGCTATAATGGACAAAACTAAAAGTAGATTAATAAAATGAAAAATTGACTCGAAACACACACAAGGTGTGGGTTCTGGTCGACGATTACACAGAGCAAGAAAGGGGTTCCTTCTCttgaaccctaacttcacaaTCCAATCAAAAATCAAAGAGAAAACGGATTAAAAATCGGTCCCCAAGCCAAGGTTGTGATCAATCAAGTTAGGAGATCACAAGGTAAATTTAATTTTAACATTTGGTGATATCTTGAATTTCCGATGAACACTCATAAACAAAATTCTAGAGTGAATGTTGAATGTATGAGTGAAATTGACATGAGTACaagtctaggaacaaaccctagatgtaAACTTGTTCAATTAGCGCCATAAACTAGTGATTGGTTAGCTAATCATGTATGTACTAGTGGATATTATGAAAATgtgatgaacacttgaattagaGTGTTAAATTTGTGAAAATTGATGTTATGATACAAGTTCTAAATGTTGTTCATGTACACTAGACATAGGGGCTTGATTATGatgttaaaacttggttaaaagttaATCAAGAACTTGATAATAGATGCACAAAAATCTCGCCCACAAGGTGctcgttaaaatgcctaagtgaatatTGATATGTTGGAAATATGAAAGAATCGCGTAACTGGCTAATTTGACAAATTCCGTGTGATATGTGAAATGAGTTCTAAACATGAagttgattgaactctataggcaaagcGGGTGAAGCGTCAAGTGGTCAAGTTGGAACGGACGCGCGCTTGAAGGATAAGCTATAATGTACGTGACTTGTTGTTTCGTTACATTTTATAGACAAGTTTAGTCGTTGATAAGTGTGCATAGACATAACGAAAATGGATGTGTTTggtatgtcaatgaagtgatggaattcactagacaaccaaacgggtcaaaatagagtAGTTAGCCAAATGGCGGTTTTAAGTGTCTTGAATGTCATACAACAAACCGGTAAATTGGACGCGTAAACCGAGTATTCGGAAACGTTAAGTgtagattgatgaacttgagttCGGTTTGAAACTTAAGAAAATTTGAAGTTCTTTAAGTTAATGACGGGAAAAACTTATGCTTGAATCTAAGATATCAAGCGGTCATAAACGCGTATGCAAACTATGTATCGGGAGCGAAATACGCTAGTTTTTAATAAGCCCGGAAATGGGTAAAATGATCAAGGATTAACCTTGGTCACAAGATGTGAAAAAGATGCTAAAacataacgggtcgaataatttatTAATGGATTTGTAAGTCGTAAGCATATAAATCAAGATTGTTGTGAACCCGAGGAGTTAAATACATAGGTATATGTTTTACGGTTATTTAGAAACGAGTTTCGTGCAAATCGGACAAGTATTATGAAAGTTATGATTGTTAGACTAAAATGTAGCAAAGCTGGGCAAATGCAGCTCGAAGAAAAATAACTTTCTGTCGAAATGAGGGCTTTGCGCTACGCGACGGGAAAGAGTAATCATCGTTGCGCCCCGCCACGGCTGTCGCGACCTGCGATGGCCACCCTTGAAACTGGTCGCGGCCTGCGAGGGCCTTAGTAGCTGGCAAAAGATGTTTTCTTGCTTGTTTTTGTGTCACGAGCTTGTTTAAATATGTTTCAAAACCTTCATAACTAACGATTACGATGGTTTTGATTATAGGTGATTACGTTAAACTtttggatgaagatcaagcatcgttcaagaaccgaacacacatcAAATGAAGCGTCCGCGTTATCCTCTTTATAACTATATTTTGAATGTTTTAAACTTAAATGATTATTGTTATGCAGAACTTTTTTTGTTAAGTGACGTTTTTGCATAAAAATGCAAATATTGaatgataaagtattattaaattAGGATAGAAGATcatgtacattaatccagaagtatgagaagtgtattataacactatataacaccatataacaccgtataacactatgtaacaacatataacattatgtaacattatataacaaatataacactatattttgtctgatagcatgtctatgatagatgtatagcgttatatagtgttatatagtgttacacagtgttatatggtattacatagtgttatacggtgtttatatggtgttatatagtgttatatatagtgttataatacacttgtCACACTTCTGCATTAATGTATAGAATCCCTACCCATTAAATTAGTAAGGGTTTTACACGATGATGAAGTATAATTATTACAAAAGTGAAAATAGTAATACTATGGACTGTAATGGTGTTATTCTTATTTTGTTTTTCTAAAACCGTGGCACTTTTCGTTTTTTTGTTGTTTGGTGACAAATCGTCAATGTAATGTTTCACAAAACCACGTCAGAAATCTACCACAGTTTAATCCCGTATATTCCCCACGATCTTCGCTCTTAACAATTTAAATCCATAAAACCTGACAAATTTCCTCAAAGATTTTGTTACATGCATGATATACATACATAATGCTTTCCCGTACATTTATAACCAGAACCACCGTAAACTACCACCGTCACCGTCATCATCTACCAAACCTTACCATCAAACGCCTCATTTCCTCCCCCCTTACAACCCCTCGTAACAATATTCTCAAAACCTTACAACATGCAGGTCCACCACAACGTGCTACATCCTCCCGCATTGTCTTCAAGGCCACCATGCTATCCATTACCGTTGCAGTTGCTGCATCTTACGTCGTTTTCTTCGATTCCGACGAATTAAACGAAGTTCGATGTAAGAAGGACCGCATGTTCAAAGATTTCACCATACAACGTTCGAACGAGTGGTTGAGGAGAGTTCTGGACACCATGAAGCATACGGGTGTTGCTATATCGGTTTTATGGAATTCTTTGACGTCTGTTTTGTCTTCAGCGAACCATGAGGTTCGCGCAGGGTTTGAGGCTAGGGTTGCCGCGTTGTTGGCGGATATTGTGGCGGCTGATGAGAACCGGAGGGCTGCTATTGTTGGTGCTGGTGGTGGGTTGGTGGTGGATTGGTTGTTGGATTCCGTTGCGTTGAATAGAGGCGGAAATTTGGGGACTCAGGCCGAATCGGCTAGGGCTTTGGCTTACTTGATTGCTGATTGTAATGTTAATGAAGCGGTTCTTAGGCGGCCTCAAGCCGTTCGTAATCTTCTCCGGTTTATCTTCTCTGCCAATCCGCAGGAACAGGTATATTGTGTATTGTTGATCAACTATATATATTAACTACAACGGGAAAGGTAATTAAATCATCGATATtaaataaaccctaatttatgtaTTTGAAAGGTTAAATGAGAAGCATGAATTAACATGCTGCATTTTGTCATTTAAGCAGCAAAAAGGGTCGAAGTCGAACGAAATTGCTGATCCAATGAAAGGAAGGAGCATGCTTGTTGCAGCAATAATGGATATTGTCACTTCTCATGATGATAATGTGGATAAGATTAAGTTAAAGCCTATGTTATCTCGAAAAGCTGCAATGAGGGACATTGCAGCCGCGCTTCAGGTAGTTGAAGAAGGCGGGATGTATTGGAATGAAACATCAAGTTCAGGTGATGGAGCCAGTGTGGGACTTTCGAGAGCGAATGGTGCGATGAAGTTAGAGCCGCCATATGTTAAATCCACTCGTAAAACTAAAAGAATGTTGTTTAACAAAATAGTTGATAGTTCTCCAACTTTTATCCCTGGTTTGTGGGATGATTTGCATTGCCAACATGTTGCAGTTCCGTTTGCTGCTTGGGCGTTAGCAAATTGGGCGATGGCTTCGGATGTGAACCGATCTCATATCCAAGAACTGGACCATGATGGCCGTGCGATCATGACTGCTTTGGTTGCACCCGAGAGATCTGTGAAATGGCATGGGAGTTTAGTGGCTAGGTTGTTGTTAGAAGACCGAAACCTTCCTTCAAATGAGTTTGTTCCGGAATGGAGTTCTAGTCTTCTTTCCACCATGTCACAAGCAAGCAAAAGCGACGATGTTCCTTTGACTCGTGTGGCTTTATCTGCATTCCTGTTGTCAATTGAAAGATGTCCCGGAGCTCAAAAGGCGGTTATGGAAAAGAGTCTTCATTTAATGAGGGAAACTGCTAAAAGAATGAAGAAGCATGAGTCGGTACAAGAAGCGTTGGCGAAAGGTTTAGAATCATTATGTACGGGGAACATGCACTTGTCTCTTGAAGAAGGTCACAAATGGTCAAGCATTCTGCTTTTGTGGGTATTTGGGAATACTTCTTCCGATGCTACACGTTCTTCGGCTATAAGAGTTCTTTCACGTGTTCTCGAAGATTATGCTCCATCTTCCATACCAATTTCTCAAGGTTGGTTAGCTATATTGCTAAGCGACGTTCTTAAACATAGGACGGCGACACTTAAAGGGTGTGCTCAGCCTAAGGATAAAGTGAAGGTTTGTAgcttcatttttcattttaaaccatTTAATGTGTTGTACTGATCTGATGATTATGGTAAGTGATTAAGTTATGTAATCATTGTAGACTCAAATCGACCAAGCAAACGTTGTATCCGGCACACAGGCAGCTAAGCAGTTGGCTAGCGCGGTGGTTAATCTAACGGTTAATTGGTTGGGAACGGAGTCTTTGAAAGATCTTCTATCCATCGAGCCCTTTTATACGTCatttaaaagtataaaaaaaagtGTACCCAAAGTAACCGCTGTAGATTCTGCACTAGTAACCCTTAAGGGGATCAAAACTATGTCGGAAATCTGTAGTGACGACACAGATTGTCAAACCAGAATAATCGATTACGGTGTAGTTTCTTTACTACGTCGCCTCTTGTTAAAAGATGATTATGAGAAATTAGCAGCAAGTGAAGTGTACAACGCATCAACAGATGTGAACACCGGTGTTCAACATGCAAGTGAACCATCTAGTGTCCGTGTTCCACCTGTTTCCCACGTCCGCAGGCATGCAGCCCGATTTTTAACCATTCTTTCGGTCCATCCAAAAGTTAAGGAATTTATATTAAATGATAAAGTTTGGTGTGAGTGGCTTGAGGATTGCGCAAATGGAAAAATCCCCGGATGCAATGATCTCAAGACGCGAAGCTACGCTAGAGCAACATTGTTAAATATTTTTTGCAACGATGATGACGATAAGCACAGGTGTCCTCATTTTACCGAGATGATTTATTTAATCAACCCAGACAAGCCTCACTGGAAATATCGTGTAGATGAAAGGCGGGAATCTGGTGTGGATGCACCATTGGATAAGGATCGGATTAATCCATTTTCACAAGTTAATGAGGGTTATCTTGATATTGATACCAGAATGTTGGATGATATCGATAGTGAATCAGTGAGTCACTCAGATCCTTTGTTTGACATTGTGTTTGTTCATGGGCTGCGTGGTGGGCCGTTTAAGTCATGGAGATTATCTGAATGCAAGTCATCGTCAAAATCTGGACTTGTAGAAAAGATCGATGAAGAAGCAGGAAAGCATGGCACTTTTTGGCCTGCCGAATGGCTTTCGGCTGACTTCCCTCATGCCCGTATGTTTACTCTTAAGTACAAGGTTTGTGATTACACCAGGTCTACCTCTTTTCTAGCGATATGTGATATATAAAACCATATTCTTTTTATGAATCTTTTGCAGACAAATCTAACACAGTGGTCTGGATCAAGCCTGCCTCTTCAGGTTTGCATTTTCACATGTATTTGTATAATAAAGAGTAATGTACACgtatagtccctgtggttttccaaaattttggatttggtccctagctttgtAAAAGTACTCAGCGGTGGTTtacactttgtaacgcatttagtccccaacttttgccaaaaatacatggatggtccctctggtttgcactttgtaacgcatttagtccctaactggGACCTcctgaaacctttagatttgttaactggggactaaatccaaaattttagaaaaccacagggactatccgtgtactTTTACTCTATAATAGATGATTACTTGTGTAGCAGCTAAATTTGGTTTTTGCAGGAAGTGAGCTCCATGCTATTGGATAGGCTAATTACTGCAGGCATTGGAGACCGACCCGTTGTGTTTGTAACTCATAGGTCCGCGTGATGTATGGTTTGATTAGTTATTTTCTAATCTGGAATACATTTAATGACAAATGCGTCGTTATCGCAGCATGGGGGGCTTAGTTGTCAAGCAGATGCTTCACCAGGCTAGAACAGAAAAGCGAGACGACATTGTCAATAACACCATCGGTGTGGTATGTTCTTTTCACGAATAACTTATCAACATTGCACGGTTTGCACCCGATACACACGCACACACACATTCTCAATTTATCTTCATGGTTCAGGTGTTCTATAGCTGCCCACACTTTGGTAGCAAACTTGCGGATTTGCCATGGCGAATGGGTTTTGTTCTACGCCCTGCGCCAACTGTAAGCGCGTTTTTTGATCTTGTGTGTGCATTAATCATCATGGAAAGATATTCTTGATATTTCGGTTTTTGCAGATAGGAGAGTTGAGAAGTGGTTCTCCAAGGTTATTAAAGCTTAATGATTTTATTCGTCGCTTACATAAAATAGGGGCCCTTGATGTTCTTAGTTTTTGTGAGGTAGTACCATAAGTTCAATCTTTATTTAGAGTTAACTTTTTACAGGCCGCAAACATGCAGattttgacttttaactaatgaATGTTTTCGCAGACTAAAGTGACCCCTATAGTTGAAGGCTATGGGGGTTGGGCCTTCAGACTCGAAATAGTTCCGATTGAATCATCATATCCCGGATATGGGAAACTTGTGGTAAGTTTTTAATCTATGAAATTTGCAAACACACGCACATATACACACGCATGCACACACGAtgattttgagtttttttttttcttttctgtttCACGACAGGTGTTAGAGTCGACGGATCATGTAAATTCATGCAAACCGATAACTAAAAGTGATCCTTCTTACAGTGAAACGTTACATCTTTTACACAAACTTAGAGAAAATATCCATAAAAAGTCATTCTAGTTAACCATGTATATACAGATGTACATAGTGAAGTTGTTAGGATAACTATGTTGCTTCTCGAGTTGCACCGATCAAACATTCTGGTCGATACATATCGCTGACTCGTGCTAACTTACAGAGACTTGTAGCATGTTCATACTAATTAGTTAGCTATAGAGACCACTGAAATGACATATTTACCCCTACGGTTTTGTAGTGAACCTATGTTATGTTATCCGGTATTGCCCTCTTCGTATATTTTCAGAGGGAAGGCTGCTGCTGGGTATCTTAATGCATTTGCAACAACTGAATTTTGACATTTTACAACGTGTTTAAAACATTCTGTTTGTAATACTTTGTAGTTGGTATATTGTGACACTAATGATATCTTGTTTTTTATTGATTGATTAGCAAAACCCTTGGTTGGTTGACTTGGTTCCTTATTTAACATATAGTAATCGTATATTGATTGTGTACAACAGAGTTACATGCAGACTTTATACAGATAGTACTATTACAATGTCATCTTTCATTTGAGATATAATATTTGTAGTAATTTATTTGTATACTATTAATTTGCAACAAGTGAGTGCATTAGTAAGCTGTAAGTTGTGCATTAAGGGTTTGTCTTGCAAGGTGTTATTGTACATTTATATTgtttggttgtaaattgtgcttaagtggttgtaccttaatcaaataatggtttcattaccttaccaaattcaattTGTTTTGTATGcataccttaatcaaataatggttttattaccttaccaaattcaatttgttttgtatgcatgtatggttttCACTCAGTAGTGTTACGTATCTACGTTTCATATAGAAtcttttaggtatatacgttttcgaccccccggttttataaaagaaattaggtatatacttttaggtccggtgatttccgaccccccggtggaaattttcaagcttcgccactataTATATGGTATGGCTAGTCTACGAAAgacatttttcctacaaagtgtgaGAAGTCTATATAGGCTAAATTTTAGATATGATGTTTTAGATTCTTTTGGAATTAAATTGTATAACATAGAAaaacatcaaaggcaacaattaaATATACAATCGTATGTATTCTAGGCATTAAATTTAGAACACACCGACTAATTTTCTTCGCATGGTGTTTTATATTTCATGATTGTGTTTTAAAATTGTTATATATGGTGTTTTTCTATATTACACCATgccaaaaaaaatctaaaacacCATGCCTGAAATTTAAACACAATGCCTAGTGTCCTTCGTAGGAAACCTTTAcctatatatttaatatataattaataataattatataaatagcGGGCTTGTTTAGGCTTGCAAGCCGGCTCAAGCTCATTTCGGGCTTTCCTTTTCGAGCTGAGCTCAAGTAGCTCGCGAGTTTGCACCCGTAGTTGTATCTAACTAACCGAGTAAAACCTAGTTATTTCAGATTTACACAAATATTTACTGTGGTAGATACAATGAACATGTGATACAAACCTACTTTAACCAAACCACTAACTAGATTCCTCATCAGTGAGAAACAGACACATCTTCTACCCCTGATTCTGCTTTATAAGTTTGAATAACAAAATGATCAACAACTTTAACAGTATTAACTGGATCTTGATGAGAAGAATCAGCCCTCCATTTACTTGGATATTTTCTTTGCTGACTCAACTGATGCTGTTGTTTTAACTCATTATCCCAATCAGAATCCAGCTTCCACTTCTTTGGGACCTGAGT
This is a stretch of genomic DNA from Helianthus annuus cultivar XRQ/B chromosome 16, HanXRQr2.0-SUNRISE, whole genome shotgun sequence. It encodes these proteins:
- the LOC110919210 gene encoding uncharacterized protein LOC110919210, which translates into the protein MLSRTFITRTTVNYHRHRHHLPNLTIKRLISSPLTTPRNNILKTLQHAGPPQRATSSRIVFKATMLSITVAVAASYVVFFDSDELNEVRCKKDRMFKDFTIQRSNEWLRRVLDTMKHTGVAISVLWNSLTSVLSSANHEVRAGFEARVAALLADIVAADENRRAAIVGAGGGLVVDWLLDSVALNRGGNLGTQAESARALAYLIADCNVNEAVLRRPQAVRNLLRFIFSANPQEQQQKGSKSNEIADPMKGRSMLVAAIMDIVTSHDDNVDKIKLKPMLSRKAAMRDIAAALQVVEEGGMYWNETSSSGDGASVGLSRANGAMKLEPPYVKSTRKTKRMLFNKIVDSSPTFIPGLWDDLHCQHVAVPFAAWALANWAMASDVNRSHIQELDHDGRAIMTALVAPERSVKWHGSLVARLLLEDRNLPSNEFVPEWSSSLLSTMSQASKSDDVPLTRVALSAFLLSIERCPGAQKAVMEKSLHLMRETAKRMKKHESVQEALAKGLESLCTGNMHLSLEEGHKWSSILLLWVFGNTSSDATRSSAIRVLSRVLEDYAPSSIPISQGWLAILLSDVLKHRTATLKGCAQPKDKVKTQIDQANVVSGTQAAKQLASAVVNLTVNWLGTESLKDLLSIEPFYTSFKSIKKSVPKVTAVDSALVTLKGIKTMSEICSDDTDCQTRIIDYGVVSLLRRLLLKDDYEKLAASEVYNASTDVNTGVQHASEPSSVRVPPVSHVRRHAARFLTILSVHPKVKEFILNDKVWCEWLEDCANGKIPGCNDLKTRSYARATLLNIFCNDDDDKHRCPHFTEMIYLINPDKPHWKYRVDERRESGVDAPLDKDRINPFSQVNEGYLDIDTRMLDDIDSESVSHSDPLFDIVFVHGLRGGPFKSWRLSECKSSSKSGLVEKIDEEAGKHGTFWPAEWLSADFPHARMFTLKYKTNLTQWSGSSLPLQEVSSMLLDRLITAGIGDRPVVFVTHSMGGLVVKQMLHQARTEKRDDIVNNTIGVVFYSCPHFGSKLADLPWRMGFVLRPAPTIGELRSGSPRLLKLNDFIRRLHKIGALDVLSFCEAANMQILTFN